ATTCAGATGAAGACCTGAAGCAGTTCTACTACAAGGACTCACCTACTACAGATCCAGCGGATTATCCCACTGAACACATTCCGCCTCTTTTGGATAGATGTTATGCCCTTGATGAATTTGTCAAGGTGGATCTGTCCCTGCCTGGCTGTCCCCCTCACCCTGATTGGATAGCCGGGGCGATTCTGGCCCTTCTGGATGGCAAGACCGAATTCAAGATGCCGGAAAGATCGGTTTGTGATGCCTGTCCCACAGTAAGGGAAAGCAAAAAAGGCATTGAAGATATCAAGCGCCTGTATGAGGCCGCTGAATACGACCCAGAGAAACCCCTTAACGAGATGCGCTGTCTGCTGGAGCAGGGCCTGTTGTGCCTTGGCCCGGTAACCGGCGTTGGATGCGGCGGGACCAAGGGGGCTCCCAGGTGTATTTCAGCCCGGGTCCCTTGCCGGGGTTGCTATGGCCCCATCAGGAAGGGTGCTAAGCCTCTGGTTGATTATATGGGAGCTTTG
This genomic window from Desulfonatronovibrio hydrogenovorans DSM 9292 contains:
- a CDS encoding methyl viologen-reducing hydrogenase, yielding MTKVTVAEEWLNACAGCEIAILNVGDVLVDLLVNNLDFVHIPVLIDKKYFGQTGEEKELSIPEAVVGIVSGGVRNEEHKEVLLEMRKKCQILIALGTCATDGGIPALINMYSDEDLKQFYYKDSPTTDPADYPTEHIPPLLDRCYALDEFVKVDLSLPGCPPHPDWIAGAILALLDGKTEFKMPERSVCDACPTVRESKKGIEDIKRLYEAAEYDPEKPLNEMRCLLEQGLLCLGPVTGVGCGGTKGAPRCISARVPCRGCYGPIRKGAKPLVDYMGALASVGFDPNKMLDRRGYLARFSGAHGVLKKIG